A genomic segment from Tuwongella immobilis encodes:
- a CDS encoding polymorphic toxin-type HINT domain-containing protein, which yields MDLCQCRRAIEQFVPGDAILSRDEHDLNGPIEVQIVEFVFERSPLIFELRVAGQFIETTAEHPFWVVNRGWTPVWELTIGDSLTTITGETVSVEGVHETDRRQTVYNLRVAEFHTYFVGCDEWGFSVWAHNVDCGDVWRAIGGKGEVPEAAREAVNRVTEAVNRGASKTEVRDLLKQIPDGPASNSKALPIADDLLTRPKTAAPAPKPATPAAPPRSPAGRLLEDEIAHHSQGHWPGESVSRIRQRVDEVIAGAQESHAMPNGHTIYRRGDTVVVVNTNRTEGTIFRPSNLKNETGVDIAKNHVRRWVEEGGR from the coding sequence ATGGACCTGTGCCAATGCCGACGAGCGATCGAGCAATTCGTCCCAGGAGATGCCATTCTCAGCCGAGACGAACACGACCTCAACGGCCCAATCGAAGTCCAGATTGTGGAATTCGTGTTCGAACGATCGCCCCTGATCTTCGAACTTCGCGTGGCAGGTCAATTCATTGAGACAACCGCCGAGCATCCATTCTGGGTCGTTAACCGTGGCTGGACACCAGTCTGGGAACTGACGATCGGCGATTCGCTGACGACAATCACTGGCGAAACGGTATCCGTCGAGGGCGTTCACGAAACCGATCGGCGGCAAACGGTCTACAATCTGAGGGTTGCGGAGTTCCACACTTACTTCGTCGGCTGCGACGAGTGGGGCTTCAGTGTTTGGGCGCACAACGTCGATTGCGGCGACGTGTGGCGGGCGATAGGCGGGAAGGGAGAGGTTCCGGAAGCGGCCCGTGAGGCCGTGAACAGGGTCACCGAGGCGGTCAACCGTGGGGCGAGCAAGACTGAAGTCCGCGACCTTCTGAAGCAGATCCCAGATGGTCCGGCCTCTAACAGCAAGGCGTTGCCCATCGCGGACGATCTGCTCACTCGTCCCAAGACTGCCGCACCTGCCCCCAAGCCCGCAACTCCTGCGGCTCCGCCGCGCTCTCCCGCAGGCCGCCTGCTTGAAGACGAGATCGCACATCACTCCCAGGGGCATTGGCCTGGGGAAAGCGTCTCAAGGATTCGGCAGCGAGTCGATGAGGTGATTGCTGGTGCGCAGGAATCGCACGCGATGCCAAATGGGCATACCATCTATCGGCGCGGCGATACCGTAGTCGTCGTAAACACGAACCGGACTGAAGGGACTATTTTTCGGCCCTCTAACTTGAAGAATGAAACAGGTGTGGATATCGCGAAGAACCACGTCCGCCGCTGGGTTGAAGAGGGAGGCCGGTAG
- a CDS encoding SUKH-3 domain-containing protein: MLAQEVQAVLQRQGWSPTRRVSIRDWIAQLGGVGCTVLPKAESILQNFGGLEIVPVKTPMDAYSPEIIRFDPVTDVLSEVERIEFWQQRLATTFTPLGVLYPSEGILLLAENGQICFEWGNIIVDCGDSFEDALESTLVFARRKPIARMVDSEGRLVPV, translated from the coding sequence ATGCTCGCTCAAGAAGTTCAGGCAGTGCTTCAACGGCAGGGTTGGTCACCGACCCGGAGAGTTTCAATCCGTGATTGGATCGCCCAGCTCGGCGGAGTCGGGTGTACCGTTTTGCCGAAAGCGGAATCGATTTTGCAAAACTTCGGCGGTCTTGAAATTGTTCCAGTGAAGACGCCGATGGATGCGTACTCTCCCGAAATCATTCGGTTCGATCCAGTAACCGATGTGCTGAGCGAGGTCGAGCGAATCGAGTTCTGGCAACAGCGGCTTGCCACAACATTCACCCCGCTGGGGGTATTGTACCCAAGCGAAGGCATCCTTCTGCTCGCCGAGAACGGGCAGATCTGTTTCGAGTGGGGGAACATCATCGTTGACTGTGGTGATTCCTTCGAAGACGCCTTGGAATCGACCCTCGTGTTCGCTCGGCGAAAACCGATCGCTCGAATGGTCGATTCCGAGGGGCGGTTGGTACCGGTGTAG
- a CDS encoding tetratricopeptide repeat protein encodes MRQEGKMLGECAEAKGNHLMERGGYLIAPHTKSATHPFRNGILHEKVRLVNDKLASEIQAKIDEGDTFLSEDRFALAVKCYEQAAALLPEPRNAHAISLQVYLALGEGYFFSGYYDQALVAFQQAMKTSGGIENPLTHLRMGQSYFEIGELDSAADSLTRSYALDGRTIFDGEDEKYLSFLASRIDL; translated from the coding sequence ATGCGTCAGGAAGGGAAGATGCTCGGCGAGTGTGCTGAAGCGAAAGGAAATCATCTGATGGAACGTGGCGGCTACTTGATCGCGCCGCACACGAAGTCGGCCACGCACCCGTTTCGTAACGGGATTCTTCACGAAAAGGTGAGACTTGTGAACGACAAACTGGCAAGCGAGATCCAAGCCAAAATCGACGAAGGCGATACGTTTCTCAGTGAAGATCGGTTTGCTTTGGCTGTGAAGTGCTACGAACAGGCCGCTGCTCTTCTTCCCGAGCCACGGAATGCTCATGCAATCAGTCTTCAGGTTTATCTGGCGTTGGGCGAAGGGTACTTTTTTTCAGGGTACTACGATCAGGCATTGGTCGCTTTTCAGCAAGCCATGAAAACTTCGGGGGGAATCGAGAACCCGCTTACGCATCTCCGGATGGGGCAATCATATTTCGAGATCGGCGAACTTGATTCGGCTGCAGATTCGTTGACGAGGTCGTATGCTTTAGATGGGCGTACCATTTTTGACGGCGAGGATGAGAAATACCTGTCGTTCCTCGCTTCTCGGATCGATCTATAA
- a CDS encoding polymorphic toxin-type HINT domain-containing protein produces MGSRQLIETTAEHPFWIVGRSWTSVWELSKGDCLTTITGETVSVEGVHETDRRQTVYNLRVSDFHTDFVGCDEWGYSVWAHHAECAILYQRGDTWYLRGKGSNTVLKEGTVSDVRAYATANGHEITVPKAGESFSPEHRAADSQAYLDKFKPGGENYGKTLTCPQKVVQSL; encoded by the coding sequence GTGGGATCACGTCAACTGATTGAGACCACCGCCGAGCATCCGTTCTGGATCGTTGGCCGTAGCTGGACGTCGGTCTGGGAATTGTCAAAAGGCGATTGTCTGACGACAATCACTGGTGAAACGGTATCCGTCGAGGGCGTTCACGAAACCGATCGGCGGCAAACGGTCTATAATCTGCGTGTCAGCGACTTCCACACCGACTTCGTCGGCTGCGACGAGTGGGGCTACTCCGTCTGGGCGCACCATGCGGAGTGCGCGATCCTCTATCAGCGAGGTGATACATGGTATCTCAGGGGTAAAGGATCGAACACTGTCCTAAAAGAAGGCACAGTATCTGACGTGCGTGCTTACGCTACGGCCAACGGCCACGAAATAACTGTACCGAAGGCTGGAGAATCATTCTCACCCGAACACCGTGCTGCCGATTCACAAGCATACTTAGACAAGTTCAAGCCGGGAGGTGAGAACTACGGCAAAACCCTGACATGCCCCCAAAAAGTGGTCCAGTCGCTGTGA
- a CDS encoding DUF2461 family protein, whose protein sequence is MPLARIPLVQLLDLDRAAWPLPSTGSDPATVPSSQPVPQSTLRIACQRWLHPQFLDCAEDGQLADELVHFASQVIPPPVFASRIRAKVRFLRHGLQHWLHAAGSVPEKLAACLNWDGPYALAGFGSQFWLAIARAITLEAGADDLPMISASIDAGLGRLGLVFSRESLADWGDHFARRMAWYADLRQARPEWSVAQLDDFFARVGQMTHREIPAPPATSDSPAEDVADLVRNLRNQRPLRRFLAERTATLERAIDRLRQAIAQADADALRHALASVHPVAAQRLDLGDAGWPEMLQSILDAPTLADAWDEAIVDRLGWWLPAAVLHLRDPLQYPAWDEASRRGVALLADGVLLAETVGEGYELVQEAVQALAAEYHLHPLEVPDLLRLVANRSRPTIPRGESSSEMAAAPTFGGFCRDTFRFLAELEQSNHREWMQLHRERYEFAVREPLVELCEALTTRYIEPVWVRERGWDLETTAKSGRALSSIVRNDFGRGAPYQPTQWIVFYRRAIGAKRDDVQCVVRVDASGVAAGIQLGQGAREAGRRFRRQIQQHAEALWAALQARGWNRGIRFRPDTDAEPIAIRSAADLRHWATGRNLRAELTFAPDDPLLRQESLVNVLIVLFDQLMPIYACAVEEQPLPLLESWAGPIRTSYDATRFRDETGLGADWIRQARELLDMKRQLLLVGVPGTGKTHVARHLARLLTGDRPEAVRLVQFHAAYSYEEFVEGMKPRTIEVDGRTQVSYPIEPGVLPSFVEHAQAEPGQTFVLLIDEINRGNLARIFGELLYLLEYRDHAILLPYSRRQFQLPGNLLILGTMNGADRSTIALDQAMRRRFSVLEMPPDAGILADWLMRHPPKAEEPFASRVLQLFETLNARLRKEYGPECQIGHSFFMQPELDESKLRAIWEHHIRPLLDDYQQRHPTRRDWPFTDFWPTPAKSRR, encoded by the coding sequence ATGCCCTTGGCACGCATACCGCTGGTGCAGTTGCTCGACTTGGATCGAGCCGCTTGGCCATTGCCATCGACCGGTTCTGATCCCGCGACAGTCCCATCGTCGCAACCCGTTCCCCAATCCACACTTCGGATCGCATGTCAGCGTTGGTTGCATCCGCAATTCCTGGATTGTGCGGAAGATGGGCAGCTTGCGGACGAGCTGGTTCACTTTGCATCGCAAGTCATCCCCCCGCCAGTGTTTGCATCGCGGATTCGTGCCAAGGTGCGCTTCCTTCGTCATGGGTTGCAGCATTGGTTGCATGCGGCGGGATCGGTACCGGAAAAGTTGGCCGCCTGTTTGAATTGGGATGGGCCGTATGCGTTGGCGGGGTTCGGTTCGCAATTTTGGCTGGCGATTGCGCGAGCGATCACGCTCGAAGCCGGGGCGGATGATCTGCCGATGATTTCGGCATCGATCGATGCGGGGCTGGGTCGGCTGGGGCTGGTGTTTTCCCGAGAGTCGCTGGCCGATTGGGGCGATCACTTCGCCCGACGCATGGCCTGGTACGCCGATTTGCGGCAGGCCCGTCCGGAATGGTCAGTCGCTCAGTTGGACGATTTTTTTGCTCGCGTCGGGCAGATGACGCATCGCGAGATCCCCGCGCCGCCGGCGACATCGGATTCACCGGCAGAGGATGTTGCGGATCTGGTGCGTAACCTTCGGAATCAGCGACCGTTACGACGATTTCTCGCGGAGCGGACAGCGACTTTGGAACGGGCGATTGACCGCCTGCGTCAAGCGATTGCCCAAGCGGATGCGGATGCGCTGCGGCATGCGTTGGCGAGTGTGCATCCGGTTGCGGCTCAGCGGTTGGATCTGGGCGATGCGGGCTGGCCGGAGATGCTTCAGTCGATTCTGGATGCTCCGACCCTGGCGGATGCCTGGGATGAGGCAATTGTCGATCGCTTGGGGTGGTGGTTGCCCGCCGCGGTGCTGCATCTGCGTGATCCGTTGCAATATCCTGCGTGGGATGAGGCGAGTCGGCGGGGGGTGGCGTTGCTGGCGGACGGGGTTTTGCTGGCCGAGACGGTTGGCGAAGGCTACGAGTTGGTGCAGGAAGCCGTGCAGGCATTGGCGGCGGAATACCATCTGCATCCGCTGGAGGTGCCGGATCTGTTGCGGCTGGTGGCGAATCGAAGTCGGCCGACGATTCCACGTGGCGAATCGTCATCGGAGATGGCGGCCGCCCCGACCTTCGGCGGATTCTGTCGGGATACCTTCCGATTCCTGGCAGAATTGGAACAGTCGAATCATCGGGAGTGGATGCAATTGCACCGCGAACGGTACGAATTTGCCGTGCGCGAGCCGTTGGTGGAATTATGCGAGGCACTGACGACGCGCTACATTGAGCCGGTGTGGGTGCGTGAGCGCGGTTGGGATTTGGAGACAACCGCGAAATCGGGGCGTGCCTTGTCGAGCATCGTTCGCAATGATTTTGGCCGCGGGGCACCGTATCAGCCAACGCAGTGGATCGTCTTCTATCGGCGGGCGATTGGGGCCAAGCGGGACGATGTGCAGTGTGTGGTGCGGGTGGATGCATCTGGGGTCGCGGCGGGGATTCAGCTCGGGCAGGGGGCACGCGAGGCGGGGCGGCGTTTTCGGCGGCAGATCCAGCAGCATGCGGAAGCGCTTTGGGCCGCGCTGCAAGCCCGTGGGTGGAATCGCGGGATTCGCTTTCGTCCGGATACGGATGCCGAGCCGATTGCGATTCGTTCTGCGGCAGATTTGCGTCATTGGGCCACGGGGCGGAATCTGCGAGCGGAGCTGACCTTTGCGCCCGATGATCCACTCTTGCGGCAAGAATCGCTGGTGAATGTGCTGATTGTGTTGTTCGATCAATTGATGCCGATTTATGCGTGTGCGGTCGAGGAACAGCCGTTGCCATTGTTGGAAAGCTGGGCTGGGCCGATTCGCACATCGTATGATGCAACGCGATTTCGAGACGAAACCGGCCTGGGAGCGGATTGGATTCGGCAGGCCCGCGAACTGCTGGATATGAAGCGGCAACTGCTGCTGGTCGGCGTTCCGGGCACGGGGAAAACCCATGTCGCCCGGCACCTGGCCCGACTGCTCACCGGCGATCGGCCCGAGGCGGTGCGGCTGGTGCAGTTTCATGCGGCCTATTCGTATGAGGAATTCGTCGAGGGGATGAAGCCGCGCACCATCGAGGTAGATGGCCGCACGCAAGTGAGCTACCCGATCGAGCCGGGCGTGTTGCCGAGCTTCGTGGAGCACGCGCAAGCCGAACCCGGGCAAACGTTTGTGCTGCTCATCGATGAAATCAATCGTGGCAATCTCGCTCGCATTTTCGGCGAACTGCTATACCTGCTGGAATACCGCGATCACGCGATTCTGCTGCCGTACTCGCGGCGGCAATTCCAACTGCCGGGCAACCTGCTGATTCTGGGGACGATGAACGGGGCCGATCGATCGACCATCGCGCTGGATCAAGCGATGCGACGACGATTCTCCGTGCTGGAGATGCCGCCCGACGCCGGGATTCTCGCCGATTGGCTGATGCGACACCCGCCGAAAGCGGAGGAACCATTCGCATCGCGCGTGCTGCAATTATTCGAAACGCTGAATGCGCGACTCCGGAAGGAATACGGCCCCGAGTGCCAAATCGGGCATAGTTTCTTCATGCAGCCGGAGCTGGACGAATCCAAATTGCGCGCCATTTGGGAGCACCACATTCGCCCGCTGCTGGACGATTACCAACAACGCCACCCCACCCGCCGCGATTGGCCCTTCACCGATTTCTGGCCCACCCCCGCGAAATCCCGCCGGTAA
- a CDS encoding IS3 family transposase (programmed frameshift), protein MQKRHTPEQIIQKLRLAEKLQSEGQTIAQVCQRLGVSEQTFHRWRNQYGGMKADEARRLKELEAENVRLKRLVADLALDKQMLQEVVRKKILTAAAGRAIVADLAATFDVSQRRVCEVVGLHRSTMRQRPAPREDEAGLVEAMLELVGRHPRYGYRRIWVLLVRAGWRVNRKRVSRLWKAQGLRVPRKIRKKTRLGQSANGCSRYRAMGKDHVWCWDFIHDRTTSGSTLKVLSVLDEYTRECLALEVGRSMGSREVIGVLAELVEVRGAPGHIRSDNGPEFIAGAIRDWLAGAGVGTLYVEPGSPWENGYAESFHSRVRDEFLGVEEFASVTEAKVLAGQWRREYNHERPHSSLGYKTPAEYGELCPRHDSAARCRVEDTIG, encoded by the exons ATGCAGAAGCGACATACGCCGGAGCAGATCATCCAGAAGCTCAGGCTGGCCGAGAAGCTCCAGAGCGAGGGACAGACGATCGCTCAGGTGTGTCAACGCCTGGGGGTGAGCGAGCAGACCTTCCACCGCTGGCGCAACCAGTATGGCGGTATGAAGGCCGACGAGGCCAGGAGGCTCAAGGAACTCGAGGCTGAGAACGTCCGCCTGAAACGCTTGGTGGCGGACCTGGCTTTGGACAAGCAAATGCTCCAGGAGGTGGTCCGAA AAAAAATCCTGACCGCCGCAGCCGGGCGTGCCATCGTGGCGGACCTGGCCGCGACCTTCGACGTGTCGCAGCGGCGTGTCTGTGAGGTGGTCGGGCTGCACCGCTCAACCATGCGCCAGAGACCAGCCCCGAGGGAGGATGAGGCCGGGCTGGTGGAGGCGATGTTGGAGTTGGTCGGGCGGCATCCACGATACGGCTACCGCCGGATTTGGGTGCTTTTGGTGCGGGCCGGCTGGCGGGTCAACCGCAAGCGTGTGTCCCGACTCTGGAAGGCTCAGGGCCTTCGTGTCCCCAGGAAAATAAGGAAAAAGACGCGGCTGGGACAGTCGGCCAACGGGTGCTCGCGGTACCGTGCAATGGGCAAGGATCACGTCTGGTGCTGGGATTTTATCCACGACAGGACGACCTCGGGTTCGACGCTGAAGGTGCTGAGCGTGTTGGACGAGTACACTCGGGAATGCCTGGCTCTTGAGGTAGGCCGGTCGATGGGCAGCCGGGAGGTGATCGGAGTGCTGGCCGAGTTGGTCGAGGTTCGGGGAGCCCCAGGGCACATCCGCAGCGACAACGGGCCAGAGTTCATCGCCGGTGCAATCCGGGATTGGCTGGCCGGAGCGGGTGTCGGGACATTGTACGTGGAGCCAGGTTCGCCCTGGGAAAACGGCTACGCGGAGTCGTTCCACAGCCGAGTGAGGGACGAGTTTCTGGGTGTGGAGGAGTTCGCAAGCGTGACGGAAGCGAAGGTGCTTGCGGGACAGTGGCGTCGAGAGTACAACCACGAGCGCCCGCACAGCTCGCTGGGTTACAAGACGCCTGCGGAGTACGGGGAATTGTGTCCTCGCCACGACTCCGCTGCGCGATGCCGTGTCGAGGACACAATTGGATGA